One window of the Corticium candelabrum chromosome 7, ooCorCand1.1, whole genome shotgun sequence genome contains the following:
- the LOC134182449 gene encoding uncharacterized protein LOC134182449: MPMYALATIPLLKSVQTNGTKQVWYADDAAAGGSLDCLHKWWNRLVDLGAMFGYLPNPKKSWLLVKSGNIDKATHLFENTNINITTEGQKYLGAAIGNKDFCNNFLQEKVTNWKLQVERLSCIAQTQPQAAHSIFTRGLIGRWKFALRTNENFAEYLNPLEEALRSKLIPAITNRSTPGDKMRRLFALPPRLGGLGIVDPRSLTCELEYSKLICAPLVNRIVQQETNLDNVPTKQNSMKASIRQQKHLAQKSHSEITVNDLSVELKRSVELACEKGASCWLTAIPLEQHGFTLHKSAFRDALCLRYGWHPSNLPDICPCGSKFSVDHSLSCPTGGYPSIRHNEVRDLFTNLLTEVCHDVHKEPVLQPLNGEVFQKRCTTSDENARLDIAVSGFWGGHFQRTFFDVRVFNPNASSYKSVQIPSLYKRQEQEKKRRYEERINNVELSSFTPIILACTGGCSKLTSIFLKRLASLLSEKHHTEYSTTINWLRCRLSFALLRACVMCLRGCRSKLHRTSRDFNILLEAAESRL; encoded by the coding sequence ATGCCAATGTATGCTCTGGCCACAATTCCACTTCTAAAGAGTGTGCAGACGAATGGTACAAAGCAGGTATGGTATGCAGATGATGCAGCTGCTGGAGGCTCGCTAGACTGTCTACATAAATGGTGGAACAGGTTGGTTGACTTAGGTGCTATGTTCGGGTATCTTCCAAATCCCAAAAAGTCATGGTTGCTAGTGAAATCAGGAAATATTGACAAAGCTACACATCTCTTTGAAAATaccaatatcaacattactaCAGAAGGACAAAAGTACCTTGGAGCTGCTATTGGAAACAAAGATTTCTGCAATAATTTCCTGCAAGAAAAGGTGACCAATTGGAAGTTACAAGTAGAGCGACTCAGTTGCATTGCCCAAACTCAACCACAAGCTGCTCACTCGATATTCACACGGGGTCTGATTGGACGCTGGAAATTTGCACTCAGAACCAATGAAAACTTTGCAGAGTACCTTAATCCTCTGGAGGAGGCGTTACGATCCAAACTGATTCCCGCCATAACCAATAGAAGTACTCCAGGAGACAAGATGAGAAGGCTTTTTGCACTACCACCTCGACTAGGCGGCCTTGGAATTGTAGATCCACGTTCGTTGACTTGTGAGCTGGAATACTCAAAGTTAATTTGTGCGCCACTGGTCAACCGaattgtgcaacaagaaacaaacctgGATAACGTTCCTACCAAGCAGAATTCTATGAAAGCTAGCATTCGCCAGCAAAAacatctagcacaaaagtCTCATTCTGAAATCACTGTCAATGATCTATCTGTGGAATTGAAACGTTCAGTTGAATTGGCCTGTGAGAAGGGTGCCTCCTGCTGGCTGACCGCAATCCCACTAGAGCAACACGGattcactttgcacaaatctgCGTTTCGGGATGCCCTGTGCCTCAGATACGGTTGGCACCCGTCCAACCTCCCAGACATATGTCCATGTGGATCTAAATTCTCAGTAGAtcactctctgtcatgtccaacaggaggataccccagcatccgccataacgaggtccgcgatttatttaccaacttgttgacagaggtttgccacgatgtacacaaagagcccgttctgcaacctctcaacggcgaggtgtttcaaaaacgctgtactacctctgacgaaaatgccagacttgatattgctgtcagtggattttggggtgggcacttccaacgaactttctttgacgtcagggtcttcaaccctaatgcctcatcctacaaatcagtgcagatcccgtcattatataaacggcaggaacaagagaagaaaaggcgatacgaggaacgaattaataacgtggagctttcatcgttcacgccaatcattttagcatgcactggaggatgcagtaaactgacgtctatttttttgaaaagactagcctcacttttatcggaaaagcaccacaccgagtacagcacaactatcaactggctgagatgtcgactgtcatttgcactccttcgggcctgcgtgatgtgtttgcgaggatgcaggtccaagcttcacagaacctcaagggacttcaacattctgctggaagcagcagaaagtagattatag
- the LOC134182450 gene encoding uncharacterized protein LOC134182450: MSVAELDDITNPTFNEYPLDDKTRDKLAGMGLGMGLSCLECGNHLLDRQIDPKSSSLLQLTIGSGYVSFKSDVQDWYKLCREMHASLKTPSATPLQIDVGINAERKKESRSLQRYEGQKIHTRTIYFDVGRRAGEYSNQTSRTDDNDGDSFRSRLDKLINNKKEEITSTTTAQCEDEERRNKMVEICKGLIRDENRGATHFISSVELGAKMYRTKNVVVCQTASKLSTNATVAGLSSPLLDVAFEEEDMNLAAKYDSRLFVTVDPMVKLKGARTVVKADYERVIGYDVSPVWTLVSDPEWRKAMKVASQLYVKEEMAASRPVIAAGGPFLIGAGNYCLRCTRTTTSQPPSKHGNTTPQPENTDEDREQPEEQQRSEQTGNRSIENARLEADYKRTVDKVETTDVEFKFFIEVPRRRETSLKCLDRDPDDDCDPMEDPDFGFYIYCKVDDTKLYLCADSTDESKVCLVTSVPYPNAYARFYVEFPSTRRLAPVSRWEKDSLHVLRKTAYMKRRQYLVIDAKTRQLSFTSGEELDRNQRVRCQFAVANCTWQCEEQREEN; this comes from the exons ATGTCCGTCGCAGAACTAGATGATATAACAAATCCGACGTTCAACGAGTACCCGTTGGACGACAAAACACGTGACAAACTGGCCGGTATGGGTCTCGGAATGGGACTCAGTTGCCTTGAGTGCGGGAACCACTTGCTGGACCGACAGATCGACCCCAAAtcgtcttctcttcttcaacTGACAATAGGAAGCGGTTATGTTTCTTTCAAGTCTGACGTTCAAGACTGGTACAAGCTATGCCGTGAGATGCACGCAAGTCTGAAGACGCCGTCGGCCACGCCTCTCCAGATTGACGTCGGCATCAACGCGGAGCGCAAGAAGGAGTCACGCAGTCTGCAACGATACGAAGGCCAGAAGATCCATACGAGAACCATCTATTTCGACGTCGGACGAAGAGCTGGAGAATACAGCAATCAGACGTCTAG GACCGACGACAATGACGGTGATTCTTTTCGGTCTCGTCTTGATAAGCTCATCAACAATAAGAAAGAAGAAATAACGAGTACAACTACGGCACAGTGTGAAGACGAAGAAAGACGTAACAAAATGGTCGAGATCTGCAAGGGTCTAATACGCGACGAGAACAGGGGAGCCACTCACTTCATCTCTTCCGTAGAACTGGGAGCGAAAATGTATCGCACCAAGAACGTCGTCGTTTGTCAAACGGCATCCAAGTTGTCGACGAACGCGACGGTAGCGGGTTTGAGCAGTCCGTTGCTAGACGTTGCATTTGAGGAGGAAGACATGAATCTTGCTGCCAAGTACGACAGccgtctgtttgttactgTCGATCCCATGGTGAAACTGAAGGGAGCGAGGACGGTGGTAAAAGCAGATTATGAGCGAGTTATTGGCTATGATGTGAGTCCCGTCTGGACACTCGTAAGCGATCCAGAATGGCGAAAAGCAATGAAAGTTGCGTCTCAGTTGTACGTGAAGGAAGAGATGGCTGCGTCACGCCCAGTAATCGCTGCAG GCGGACCATTTTTGATCGGAGCTGGCAACTACTGTCTGAGATGTACACGTACTACAACATCGCAACCTCCAAGCAAGCATGGCAACACGACACCGCAACCTGAAAACACCGATGAAGACAGAGAGCAACCCGAAGAACAACAACGCTCAGAACAAACGGGCAACAGAAGCATCGAGAACGCAAGACTAGAAGCAGACTACAAACGCACTGTCGACAAGGTCGAAACGACAGACGTCGAGTTCAAATTTTTTATCGAAGTCCCACGGCGTCGCGAGACCAGTTTGAAATGTCTCGACCGCGATCCAGACGATGACTGCGATCCTATGGAAGATCCAGACTTCGGATTTTACATCTACTGCAAAGTAGACGACACCAAGTTATACTTGTGCGCAGACTCGACAGACGAGAGCAAGGTTTGTCTTGTCACCAGCGTTCCTTATCCCAACGCTTACGCTCGATTCTACGTGGAGTTTCCGAGTACCCGCCGTTTGGCACCCGTTTCTCGTTGGGAAAAGGATTCGTTGCACGTGTTGAGAAAGACTGCGTACATGAAACGACGTCAGTATCTTGTCATTGATGCAAAGACTAGACAGCTGTCGTTTACCTCTGGAGAAGAACTTGATCGTAATCAGAGAGTGAGGTGTCAGTTTGCTGTTGCCAATTGCACATGGCAATGTGAAGAGCAACGTGAAGAGAATTGA